Proteins co-encoded in one Puntigrus tetrazona isolate hp1 chromosome 20, ASM1883169v1, whole genome shotgun sequence genomic window:
- the sf3b6 gene encoding splicing factor 3B subunit 6: MAMQAAKRANIRLPPEVNRILYIRNLPYKITAEEMYDIFGKYGPIRQIRVGNTPETRGTAYVVYEDIFDAKNACDHLSGFNVCNRYLVVLYYNANRAFQKMDTKKKEEQLKLLKEKYGINTDPPK, encoded by the exons ATGGCGATGCAAGCAGCTAAACGAGCAAAT ATTCGTTTACCTCCAGAGGTGAACAGGATATTGTACATCCGTAACCTTCCATACAAGATCACCGCAGAGGAGATGTATGACATCTTTGGAAAATACGGGCCAATTCGTCAAATCAGAGT TGGGAACACACCAGAAACAAGAGGAACAGCCTACGTTGTATATGAAGACATCTTTGATGCCAAGAATGCCTGTGATCACCTTTCTGGGTTCAACGTCTGCAACAGATACTTGGTTGTATTGTACTATAATGCAAACAGG gctttcCAAAAAATGGACACAAAGAAAAAGGAGGAGCAGCTGAAACTTCTCAAAGAGAAGTACGGGATAAATACAGACCCACCAAAATAG